The genome window CTGGAGGAAGTCCCGCGCGTGCGTGAGAATCTGGGCTATCCGCCGCTGGTCACGCCGACCTCGCAGATTGTCGGTACACAGGCGGTATTGAACGTGCTGTCCGGCGCCTGTTATCAGAACATCAGCAACGAAGTGAAATATTATCTCAAGGGCCGTTACGGCAAGGCGCCGGGCAAGGTCAATGACATCGTACGCCAAATGGCTATCGGCAACGAAGACGTCATCGACTGTCGCCCGGCCGACCTGCTGCAACCGGAAATGGACAAGCTGCGCGAAGACGTCGCCACACTCGCCACCACCGAAGAAGACGTCTTGACCTACGCTATGTTCCCGGAAGTGGGCCGCACGTTTCTTGAGGAACGCGCCGCCGGCACACTGGTGCCTGAACCGCTGGAAAACGTGGAACCGAAGCAGTCCAGCGGCAGCACGCCGGTGGAATTCAACGTCACCATGCACGGCGAAACCTACCATATCAAGGTCACCGGCACCGGCCATAAGGCCGACAATCGCCGCCCGTTTTATGTCTCGGTGGACGGCGTGCCGGAAGAGATTATGGTCGAGACCCTGGAAGAGATCGGCCTGGCGGAAAGCGGTGAGGTGCTGTCGGCCAAGACCAAGGGCAGCAAACGTCCTCAGGCCAAACAACCCGGTCATGTCACCACCTCCATGCCCGGCACCATTGTGGATGTATTGGTCAATGAGGGCGATGAAGTGAAGGAAGGCGATCCCCTGCTGGTCACTGAAGCAATGAAAATGGAGACCGAACTTCAGGCGCCCATTTCCGGCAAGGTGACGGCGCTGCACGTGCAGAAAGGCGACACCGTCAATCCGGATGAGACCTTGATCGAAATCGAATAAACGGCTTGGTCAAGAAACCACTCATACTCGCCTCCTCATCGCCCTATCGGCGTGAACTGCTGCTTAAGCTCGGCGTCGATTTCGCCTGCGTCGCGCCCGACATCGATGAAACGCCCCGCCCTCATGAGTCTCCGGAACACTTGGTGGCGCGCCTGGCCCTGGAAAAGGCCCGCGCCGTCGCCCGCTGCAATCGCGACGCCCTGATCATCGCCTCCGACCAGGTGGCCCTGCTCGGCGGCCGCATCCTCGGCAAACCCGGCACTCACGCAGCGGCGCGACAACAACTGGCCGCCGCCTCGGGCAATACGGTGCTTTTTCTGACCTCGTTGGTGCTGCTCGATGCGGCGACGGATAAGTTTCAAAGTGCGGTGGTGCCGTTCAGCGTCCATTTCCGCAGCCTCGCGGAGAGTGAAATCGAGGGCTATCTACACAAGGAACAGCCTTACAACTGCGTCGGCGCCTTCAAATCGGAAGGCCTGGGGATCACCCTGTTTGAACGTTTGGAAGGCGACGACCCCAACACCCTGGTCGGTCTGCCCCTGATTCAGCTGACGCGTATGTTGGCGCAGGCGGGGGTCAGACTGTATTAACGGATTACTGTATGAACGGATTAAGGTTCGGCCAAGTTTGTCGATATAAACAAATACAGTAAAATCGGGGTAATACGCCATGTCCGGCAATTTCAAACTCAGCGATCTCGCCATCAGCGTAGTCGAACCTTCCTCCACCCAATGGCGCGTCATCAGCGGACAATTGAATCAGGTGGGTATCACCCGTCTTGAGCATTTTAAGCAGGCCGGCACTGCGCTGACCGATATGCGCGCCTTCAAGCCGGATCTGGTCATCAGCGCCATGCACATGCCCGACATGACCGGCGCCGACCTGGTCCAGGCCATGCGCAACGACGATGAGCTGGAGGCGATTCCCTTTATGCTGATCTCAAGCGAAGACTCGGATTACCACCTCGAACCCATCCGCCAGGCCGGGGTCATCGCCATTCTACCCAAACCGTTCCAGGCCCAGGACTTGACGCGCGCGCTCTATTCGACCTTAGAGTTCATCGAGCCTGATCAGTCCTTGCTGGCGGAGATCGATCTCGACGAACTCAGTGTGCTGGTGGTGGATGACAGTACCACGGCGAGAAAACATATCTGCCGCGTACTCAACAATCTGGGCATCGATGAGATCACCCAGGCGGCCAACGGCAAAGACGCCGTCGAAATCATGGGGCGGCAGTTATTCGATCTCATCGTGACTGATTACAACATGCCTGAAATGGACGGCAAGCAACTGACTCAATACATCCGTCAACACAGCCACCAGCGTTCCATCCCGGTGCTGATGGTGACCAGCGAGGCCAACCACAGTCACCTGGCCGGCGTAAAGCAATCCGGTGTCTCAGCCCTATGCGACAAGCCGTTCGAGCCGCAAGAGGTGAAGTCACTGATCCGTAAAATCCTCGCCGCGGAGACCGAACTCTAAACCCCAGTCTGCTACACTCTCCGTCTGGCTACGCATCAAAACCGGATGGATATGAAAACACTGTGCTTCAGCGCGTGTCTGTTTCTGCTGACGGATGCCTTTGCCGCCGACGCGCTAATCTCCCTAAAGGATCGTATCTTCGAAGTCGATCTCGCCGTGAGCGCGGCTGAACGCAAACGGGGATTAATGCAACGATCGTCGTTGGCACCGGATCAAGGCATGTTGTTTGTATACCCCGAGCCACAGATTGTTTCCTTCTGGATGAAGCAAACACTGATTCCGCTCGACATTCTCTACTTCGACGCCGAGGGTCGCCTCATACACATGTTCGAGCATGTCCAACCCTGCAGAATAACCCCTTGCAAAACCTACACTAACAAGCAGCCGGCACAATATGTGCTGGAACTGCCCGCCGGCAGCGCCGAAAGCCTGAGTCTGACGCTGGGAAACAGCTTTGAAATAATGAAGCCGTGAGTGTCTTGAAAGATGGCGAGCCATGAATTATCTTGAACCAAATGCCTCGCAGCGGAGATCATCACATGACGGCGGTTCACGCACTGGAACAATTCGAATTTCACCAGACACTGGACTCCACGCCCGGTATTTCCATTGTTTTCTTCTCCAGCAGGGAATGCCTTTCCTGCCGCTATTGGGAGCAACTGCTGGAACAGTTTCTTAAAAAGCATCCGGATATCAACATATTCAAAGTAGACGCCGGACAGGATCAAGCCTTAACCGAAGAATTCGATGTGTTCCATCTGCCGTCCTTATTCCTGTACCAGGACGGCCAGTATTATTCCCCTCTTCAAGCCGAAGCAAAACTGGAGGCGCTGGAATCCGCCATTACGGCAGCGCTGGAGGCGCCGGCAAAGGAATCGCCTTAGCTCGCCGTTGTTTTTTACCGATGAACTCAAGGGGCGCTCAATAAGGGATGCACCTGCCGTCAAAGGCGACGAAGGCACCCGGACTGTAGCCATCCATATTGTCGATAATGGCGGCCACACCCTTCACCGAACACTGCACGTCTATCAGCCCGCTTTGCCCGGTCATATCGGTTTTCACCCAGCCCGGATGCAGGGTAATAACCCTGACATCATAGGGCGCCAGGTCAATGGCCATGGATTTGGATACGCTGATCAAACAGGCTTTAGAGGCGCGATAAGCATAACACCCGCCCGTCGTGTTCTCTTCGCAGGAACCCATTTTAGAACTGATATTGGCAATCTTGCCCTTGGCCGAGATGACCTTTGATTTAAGGCGCTGCACCACACGCAGAGGACCGATACAGTTGACGTCCAATACATTCAACATGGTCTCGGGAGTGATGCCGTCCAAGGACTGGCCGGTTTCCTTATCCGGGCCGTAAATCCGGGCATTATTGATCAGCAGGTCGATAGAGCCCGGAATCTCCGACTCATTAATAAAATTGGCATCCTTGGTTTCGATGACGTCCCACTGTACGGTCTTGAGCCTGTCGGAGTCGAAATTTCTAAGTCCATCATCACCACAGCGATAACAGGCCCATACGGTGGCGCCAGCTGAGAGATAGTACTCGACAAAACCCAGACCTATCCCCCGGCCGGCCCCTGTAATCACCACATTCATGCACTGCCTCCCCAATTTGACATGTGGGATTTTGTCTACATTACCTCATTAAAGGCGGGAATTCTCCTCTTTGATTGCCCTTTATTCTTGTAATTCGATACTCGGAAATTTTGAGGCGAAGCGCTTGATCCACTCGGTGGCGGCCTGCTCGCCAGTCAGTTGGCGTCCCTCTTTGGCCAGGGCCTTTCTTTTATAATGCTCAATATGACAGACCTGCTCTATCATACGGGCTCGATAGGCGTCTTCCGGATCGCAAAACGCCACACCCACGTCGTAATAACCGCCGCGTTTGCGGCACCACTTGACCAATGCCGTGGTTTCGAATGACGGTTTAACAAAGCGGATTGTGATGCTGATACTCGATCCCGGTTGGATATACGATTTAGACGTGAAGGAAAGCCCGCCGTAGCTCACATCCTGCAGGCTTTCCTGGTTGTCTGCAGCTACCCCTTCGACACGAAAATCAATCGGGATATCTGACGGATGCCGGATATATCTGCGCATATAAATGCTGCCTTGTTTCCAAGAAAGGTGGCATGCCCACCTTCCTTTCTTTCAGTACAAAACCACTGTCTTAAAACGAGTCTATGTCTAATTAGACGCATATTCAAGCTGGGTGTTCAATCACGCAATTTGTAGCCACTTCGCAGCAAAAACAGGGTAAATGCAGCAAGACCGGCCCAAAACAATAAAACCGCGAACAGACTGACCCCAGGGTTTACATCCGAAACGCCGAAAAATCCATATCTGAAGCCGTCGATCATATAGAAAAACGGATTGAATCTGGAGAGCGCTTGCCAAAATTCCGGCAGCGAATGAATTGAATAAAAGACGCCGCTCAGAAACGACAAAGGCATAATAATGAAATTCTGAAAGCCGGCCATGTGGTCGAATTTCTCCGCCCAAATGCCGGCGATGATGCCCATGGTGCCAAGCACCGTACTGCTGACAAAGGCAAACATGATCAACCACACCACACTGTGCAAAGGCAGGGAGACAAACAGCGACGCAACCAGGAATATGCCCAATCCCACGACCATGCCGCGCACCACCGAGGCGAGCACAAACGCCAAATATAGTTCCAGGTATGACAAGGGCGTTAGCAGTACAAACACGATATTACCGGTCACCTTGGACTGGATCAGGCTTGACGAGCTATTCGCAAAGGCATTCTGAATCATGGACATCATCATCAGGCCGGGGATCAGAAACGCGGTGTAGCTGACATTCTCGTAGACACGCACGTGTTCTTCCAGCACATGGGAGAACACCAGCAAATACAGCAATGCCGTGACGATAGGCGCCAAAACGGTTTGCAGGGCCACCTTACCGAATCGCTTCAGCTCCTTGCGAAACAGGGTCCACAAGCCTTCCCAGTTCATGAGACCTGCCGCCCGGTCAGCTCCATAAATACGTCCTCCAGATCCGCGTCCTCGGTGCGCAAATCGACAATCTCAGCCCCGAGCTTGCGCAAACCGTCGACCAAGGAAATGATGGTATCCGTATCGCGGTTGAGAATGAACTCGATGTGTCCACCATCCACCGATCGGATTTTGGTAGCCAAGGCCTCGGGGATCTGCACCAGGGGCTGCGCCAAGGTCACCGAGACGGTACAGGTCTTGCCGACGCCGCGGGCCAACAGCGACTCCTTGCTATCCAAGGCGATCAACTGGCCGTCATTCATAATCGCGATGCGTTGACACAGGCTCTCCGCCTCTTCCAGATAGTGAGTAGTCAAGACGATGGTATGACCGTCTTTATGTAAGGCCTTGACGAATTCCCACAGCGAACTGCGCAGCTCCACATCGACGCCCGCGGTGGGCTCGTCGAGGATCACTACCTCAGGCTTATGCACTAAGGCTTGAGCGATCAAGACGCGCCGCTTCATACCGCCGGATAGGGCGCGCATATTGGCGCCGGCCTTGTCGGTCAGTTTCAGGCCTTCCAACAAGGAATCGATCCATGCCCTACTCTGTTTGCCGCGGCCGAAATAGCCGGCCTGAATCTGGAGAATTTCGCGCACCGTAAAAAACGGATCGTAGACCAGCTCCTGCGGCACCACGCCCAGATGTTGCCGTGAACGGCGATAATCGTGCACCACGTCGTGGCCCAATACCGACACCTGGCCGCTGTCCATGCGCGTCAGGCCGGCGATGATGTTGATAAGCGTGGACTTGCCGGCGCCGTTGGGGCCCAACAGGCCGAAGAACTCGCCCCGCTCGACCGTTAAGGACATGCCCTTCAGAGCGTGTACCTCGCCATAGCGCTTTTCCACTTTATCGATATGAATGGCTGCTTGCATCGCTACTGACCCGCTGCGTCCAAGGCTAAACCGATGTGGCAGGATTCAATAATGTCACGCACCAAGTGCGGGCCGCGATAGATCAGGCCGCTGTAGACCTGTACCAGTCTTGCGCCGGCATCCAGTTTGGCCTGCGCGTCCTCGGCGCTGAGTATGCCACCGGCGGCGATAATGGGTAATTTATCGCCAAGCAGGCGATAGAGTGTCTTGACCACCTGGGTGGAAGCTTGGGTAAGCGGCGCTCCGCTCAGGCCGCCCTGTTCGTCGCCGTGCGGCAGCCCCTCGACGCCTTGGCGGGAAAGTGTCGTGTTGGTGGCGATCACGCCGTCGATGCCATAGGCTATCAGTGTTTCAGCGATCACTTTTAAGCCGGCATCGTCCACATCCGGCGCGATCTTCAACACCAAGGGTACATATTTGTCATGGTGTCGCTGCAAGCGTTGTTGTTCCTGCTTCAAGGCCGACAACAAACCCCCGAGCTGATCCTTGTTCTGCAGCTCGCGCAAATTGGCGGTGTTGGGCGAGGAAATATTGACCGTGACGTAGTCGGCGTGGACATACACTTTTTGCAGCCCGAGCACATAATCGTCGACCGCCTTTTCAATCGGCGTATCGAAATTCTTACCAATATTGATACCGATAATGCCATCGAAGCGTGCCTGCTTGACGCGCTGCACCAGATGATCGACGCCGAGATTATTGAACCCCATGCGATTGATAATGGCCTCGGCCTGGGGGATCCGGAACATCCTGGGGCGCGGGTTGCCGGGCTGCGGCCGCGGCGTTACCGTGCCCACCTCGATAAAGCCGAAACCCAAGGCCGCCAGCGCATCGATGTGATCGCCGTTCTTGTCCAGCCCGGCGGCCAGCCCGACCACGGCGGGAAAGTCCAGCCCCATTACCTTGACGCCGCTATGGCTGCGAGGGGCCGGGGCTCGGATCAACCGCAGCTTATGGGCAAGGTCCAAACCGTTGAGCGTTAGCGTGTGGGCTTGCTCGGGATCGAGACAAAAAACCAGTGGTCTAAGCAATGAATAAAGACCGGGCATTAATCAACGATTCTCCGTCATACAATGGGTCCGCACGGCGGCGGACTCGAACCTCCTATTTACCCGGCAGGGATGATATTGCGTCCGACCAAGGCGCGGATGATTTGCTCCACGCTGTCTTCAATGCTTTGCGCGGCGGTGTCGACAATGATCTCGGGGTTGAGCGGTTCTTCGTAGGGCGAATTGATACCGGTAAACTCCGGAATCTCGCCGGCACGCGCCTTTTTGTAAAGACCTTTCACGTCACGCTCCTCGCATACATCCAGATCGCATTTGCAGTAGATCTCGATAAAATCGCCGTCTTCTACCAGTTCGCGCACCGCATCTCGGTCGGAACGAAAGGGCGAAATAAAGGCCGTCAGCGCCATCACACCGCTGTCGGTAAACAGCTTCGCCACTTCGCCGATGCGGCGAATATTTTCGGTACGGTCGGCATCGGAGAAGCCCAAGTCCTTGCACAGGCCGTGACGAATGTTGTCGCCATCGAGTACATAGGTGCGGGCACCCAGCTGATACAGGCGGTCTTCAACGGCGTGGGCCACGGTCGATTTGCCGGCACCGGAAAGTCCGGTAAACCACAGAATGGCGCTTTTATGGCCGTTGAGTTTTTCACGATCTGCACGGCTGACGGTGGCAGAATGCCAATAGATATTCTTAGATGTGGTCATCTATCTGTACCCCGGTTTATAACAAATTGATTTTTCGAAGTTTGTGCTGCGTCGCCTGGGGGCGGCCAGTAAGCCCGCCTATTCTACACCAGTTCCCTGCGGCCTGCCTAAAACGGCCAGACCACAGGCACGATGAGCAGACACAGCACACCGATCAGCAGCGTCAGGGGCAGGCCCATGCGGATGTAATCGGAAAAGTGATAGCCGCCGGGACCGAATACCATGAGATTGGTTTGATAGCCGATAGGGGTAGCGAAACTGGCCGAGGCCGCCACCATCAACACGATCACGAAGGGCATGAAACTGACGTCCAAGGAGGTCGCCATGGACAATACCACGGGAAACATGAGCACCGCCGCGGCATTATTGGTAATCATGGCGGTGAGCAGGGCAGTGGCGAAATAGACCGCTGCCAAGGCGATAATGGGGTGTCCGTCTCCGGCCAAGGCGACAATGCGATTGGCGAGATAGTCGGCGCCGCCGGTTTGATATAGGGCCTGGCCCAGGCCGAATGAGGCGGCGATCACAATCAGCACCTGCCAATCGACTGCGCGCCGGGCGTTATTGCCGGTGAGACAACGACTCACGATCATCAAACCGGCGGCCAACAGGGCCGCCTTGAGCATGGATAAGACGCCGGCCGATACCAGCACAACCATGCCTAGCAATATGGAGATGGACAGCACGGCGCGATCATGGCGCGGTGGGTTACTGCCCAGCAATTCACTGACCAGGAAAAAATCGCGCGAGTTACGATGGTTCTCGGTGAAGGCGGCCGGTGCCTCCAATAACAAGGTATCACCCGCCTGCAGCACGATCTCCCCGATCTTCATGCGCAACTGTTCACCATTGCGGGAGACGGCAATGATGGCGGCATTGTAACGTGAGCGAAAGCGCCCCTCCTTGACCGTCTTGCCCACCAGCGGGTTGGTGTCCGACACCACCGCCTCGATGAAACTGCGCTCCGGCCGCGGCACGTTCACCTTAAACACTTGGTTGGTCGCCGGTGTCAGGCCGCGGATTTTTTGCAAATCCACCACCGAATCCACCACGCCGGCGAACACCAGCCGGTCGCCACTTTCGAGTCGTTCCTTGGGGGATACGGCCGGCAGAATATGTCCGCGTCGCTCGATCTCCACCAAATACAAGCCGCTGAGCTGACGCAGGCCGGCCTCTTCAATGGACTTGCCCTCCAGACTGCTGCGCGGCTCCACCAGCATCTCCACGGTGTATTGGCGCACATCGGAAAACTGGGTAATGGCCGATTTTCGTTCAGGTAGTAGCCACTTGCTTACAACTAAGACATAGATGAACACCAACAGGGTACAGGGCACGCCGATCCAGGCCAGTTCAAACATGGTCAAGCCGTCACCGTCCGATTCCTTGATCATCAGGCCATTGACGATGAGGTTGGTGCTGGTGCCGATCAGGGTGCAGGTACCGCCGACGATGGCGGCATAGCTCAGGGGCATTAACAGTTTGGAAACCGACAGATGGTACTTGCGCGCCCAATCGTTAACGGCCGGGATCAGCATGGCAACGACGGGCGTGTTATTGAGAAAGGCGCTGAATCCGGCGACCGGCCCCATGACCCGCATCTGGGCATTGGCCAAGGACCTGGGGCGTCCGAGGAGACTGTCTGTCAACCAGTTGATGGCGCCGGTCTCTTTCAGTCCGGCCGAGACGATGAACAGCACGCCCACCGTCACCATGCCCTCGTTGGCGAGTCCGGACAAGGCCGCTTCCGGCGTCAGGATCCCGAGCACAAGCAACAAGGTCACGCCGCCCATCAGCACAACGTCGGCGGCCCAACGGGTGAACACAAGGGTTAGGAAGCAAACGGTGATAACCGCGATCGTGATCCAGGCGTCTACAGTCATGCGAAAAAAAAGAGGCTGGGGATTAAACCAGCCTCGCATTCTTTCACAGTCGCGGGTGTTTTAAAACTCTTCCCACGCCTCGCCTTCATCCTGGGGCTTGGCTTTGCTTCGTGCTGCCGGCGCAGGGCTGGCCGCCGCACGCGCTTGCGGCGCGGGTCTGTGAGCCGGTACGCCGGCATGGTGGGCAGCCGCAGCTTCCTGGCGCAGCAAGGACTGGTCGATGGTGAACTGTCCCACCAAGCGTTGCAGCCCCACTGACTGATTGGCCATGGATTCGCTGGCGGCGGCCGCCTGTTCCACCAGCGCCGCATTTTGCTGCGTCACCGATTCCAACTGGGTGATGGCCTTGTTGATCTGGTCGATGCCGGTGGCCTGTTCCTGTCCGGCGGCGGCGATCTCGGCGATGATGTCGCTGACCTTCTTCGAGGCGACGACAATCTCCTCGAGGGTCTTGCCGGATTCGTCCACCAGGCGGCTGCCCTCCTCGACCTTGCTGACACTGTCCTTGATTAGGCCTTTGATCTCCTTAGCGGCCGCGGCGCTGCGCTGCGCCAGGCTGCGTACCTCGCCGGCGACCACGGCAAAGCCGCGGCCCTGTTCCCCGGCGCGGGCGGCTTCGACCGCTGCGTTCAATGCCAGCAGGTTGGTCTGAAAGGCGATCTCGTCGATGACGCTGATGATGTCCTCGATCTTCTTGCTGCTGGCGTTGATCTCAGACATGGCGGTGACGGCATTACCGACCACTTCGCCGCCCTTTTCGGCCTGTTGCCGCGCGCCGCTGGCCAGCTGATTGGCCTGCCGCGCGTTGTCGGCGTTCTGTTTCACCACGCTGGTCATCTCTTCCATGGTTGAGGCGGTCTCTTCCACCGAAGACGCCTGCTCCTCGGTGCGCTGACTGAGATCGGCATTGCCCTGGGAGATCTCACCGGCGCCACTGCTGATATTGCCCGCGGCCTGGGTGATCTCGGCCACCATGGTCTGCAGATTGGTGAGGGAATTATTCAGGGCGTCGCGCAACACCGCGAACTCGCCTTGGTATTCGCCGGTCATGTGTTGCGTCAGGTCACCTTCTGACAGCGCCTGGATCACACGCGTCGATTCACGGATGGGTTCGACCACGGCTTGGAGCATGTCGTTGACATTGTCGCCCAGGCCCTTCATGAAACCGGTGTACTTAGAGGTATCGAGACGGCGATTGAGATCCCCGGCTACCGCCGATTCGATCAGGCTGGCGAGTTGCTCTTCGGCATCGCTCTGTTCGGTCAAGTCCTTCCATTCCACCATGTTGCCCATGTAACTGCCATCCGGACCGACGATGGCGGTGGCATTGACCTGGAATACCAGATCCAATAAGCGGATGGTGCCGGTGGCCGGAAGGCGGCCCATGTCCGCCAACAGGCTGCGTTGATGGGCCGGGTTCTTGTGAAAACGGTCGATATTGACGCCGATCAGGTTGTGCGGATCAAAACCCGGAAACACCTGGCGCAGTTCAGCCTGGCGTTTACCCAGCAGTTCAATCACGGCCGGATTGACGTAGGTGATGTCCAGGTTTTCGTCGCACAACATCAGGGCGGTTTGGGCCCCTTCAACGGCTGACTTGAGGCGCGATACTTCCAGCTCACTGGTGCGTAATTCGGTAACATCCGACCACTCAAGGGTGTTGCCAATATAGCTGCCGTCCAGACCGTGGATGGCACTCACCCGGAGATGGAACTTGAGCGGCCCGACGGTGATATCGGTCTCGTACGGCAGGTTCGCGGGATTCGCCAGCAGCTGGCGTTGATGCGCTGGATTCTTGTGGAAGATGTCGATATTGGTCCCCGTCAGCTTGTGCGCATCGAAACCGGGGAACAATTTCTTAAGTGTATCTGCATGCTGCGCCATCAATTCCTGTGTGGCCTCGTTGACGTAGGTGATGACGAAATCGCGATCAATCATCATCATCGCCGTCTGGGCACCGTCGACCGCACGTTGCAACCGTGCCGCCTGCTCTTCTTTCAGGCATTTTTCGGTGACGTCATACCATTGCACCACGTAACCCGCCAGGTCGCCGTTGCGGTCCACCAGCAGGCGGGTTTCATGCTCGAATACATACGGACCTGGCGTGATTTCACCCTTATGGACGCTGCCGGGCTTGAGGCCGTGGAGGATCTTTTTAATGGCGTCCGGATCTTTATGATAGCGGTGAATGCTGCCGCCCATGACTTCCGCCACCTTAAAACCGGGCAAGTACTTGACCAATTCATCTTCGAGACCGGCAAGCACCTCCCGGGCGCGGTGATTGAGAAAGACCACGTTTTCGTCGGCGTCGGCCATCATGATGTTGATGGGCGCGTATTCCAATACGTCCTTCAGCACATTCAGGTCATCAATCATGGTTACAGGTCCGTCTATATTGTTCATTGGGTCACCAACCTCTTGATATTGTTCTGACATGCGCAGTCTCCGGATCGGCGGCAGGCGCCCGCCGCAGCTTGTAATGCAAGGATATGTCCGCCCCTGCCAGTTCATATCGGATATCGGGTTGGAAACTTTAAACCCGGCGTGCAGGCTTTAACTGCCTGATTGTAAAAGGGCTCTGACAGGGGTTCGGAGATTCTCGCCAAGCCCTGAGACAGTCACGTCGCGCGCATCACGGAATGACGCCAAACAATCAATAACTATTTGAAATTAGTGCGTTTTTACTGTACTATGGGCGCAAATTTCGAACCCGCCTAGGAGAAAAAATGGCGCACGGCCCAAACCACACGATCGAAACGAAGGATACAACGCTGGAAAAAGCCTTCAGCAAGGTTCTCACCCCCTTCGAAGAATTTATCCATCGCCAAACGACCGGCGGTTTGCTGTTAATGGCCTGCGCGGTTATCGCCTTGCTGATCGCCAATTTCGGCTATTTGGAAGCTTACCAACACATTCTCCATACGCCCCTGGGACTGTCTTTGGGCGGACTCGAACTGGAGAAAAGCCTGCATCACTGGATTAATGACGGCCTCATGGCGCTGTTCTTTTTCGTCGTCGGTTTGGAAATCAAGCGCGAGGTGATCGTCGGTGAACTGTCGGACATCAGCAAGGCAACCCTGCCCATCATCGCCGCGATCGGCGGCATGGTGGTGCCCGCCCTTGTCTATACCGTGGTCAGCGGCGGCCCGGAGACCGGCTCCGGTTGGGGCATCCCCATGGCCACGGACATCGCCTTTGCCGTCGGCGTACTGGTATTGCTGGGCACGCGTGCGCCCAAGGCCCTGTTGACCTTCCTGGTGGCCCTGGCCATCGTCGACGACCTGGGCGCGGTAATCGTGATCGCCCTGTTCTACACCGACACCATCTACTGGGGTGCGCTCGGCAGCGCGGGCGCACTGTTTGCTTTGCTGGTACTCATGAACATCGTCGGCATACGCAAGCCCCTCCCCTATTTTTTGATTGGCATGCTGCTTTGGCTTGCCATGCTCAAATCGGGCGTGCACGCCACTCTGGCCGGTGTGCTGACGGCCTTGACCATCCCGGCCCGGCCCAAGTTTGAGCCGCAACAATTCAGTCTGCTGGTGCGCAAGCTGCTGGACAAGTTTGACCAAGTCCACCAGCCCGGCATGAGCATAATGCGCAATGAGGAGCAGCGCTCTATCCTGCAGACCTTGGAAAATGGCGTTCACTTGGTGGAAACACCGCTGCAGCGGCTTGAACACAATATGCATGCCCCCGTGGCGTTCTTGATTATTCCTCTATTTGCGCTCGCCAATGCCGGTATCCCCGTGCATTTCGAGTCCATGGGCGAAACCCTTTTCCACCCCGTGACTATCGGCGTCATGCTGGGATTGATACTGGGCAAGTTTCTGGGCATCGCCGGCTTTTCCTGGCTGGCCATCAAGCTCGGCGTCGGCAAACTGCCGGCGGGCGTAAGCTTCAATCATATTGCGGCGGTCTCATTATTGGGCGGTATCGGTTTTACCATGTCGATATTCATTGCTGAACTCGCTTTTGTCGGCCAGCCCGAACATTTGCTCATGGCCAAAACGGGTATTCTGCTTGCCTCCATCATTGCCGGTGTGAGCGGGTACATCTGGCTCTACCTGGCCGGCAATAAA of Candidatus Tenderia electrophaga contains these proteins:
- a CDS encoding potassium transporter TrkA — its product is MTVDAWITIAVITVCFLTLVFTRWAADVVLMGGVTLLLVLGILTPEAALSGLANEGMVTVGVLFIVSAGLKETGAINWLTDSLLGRPRSLANAQMRVMGPVAGFSAFLNNTPVVAMLIPAVNDWARKYHLSVSKLLMPLSYAAIVGGTCTLIGTSTNLIVNGLMIKESDGDGLTMFELAWIGVPCTLLVFIYVLVVSKWLLPERKSAITQFSDVRQYTVEMLVEPRSSLEGKSIEEAGLRQLSGLYLVEIERRGHILPAVSPKERLESGDRLVFAGVVDSVVDLQKIRGLTPATNQVFKVNVPRPERSFIEAVVSDTNPLVGKTVKEGRFRSRYNAAIIAVSRNGEQLRMKIGEIVLQAGDTLLLEAPAAFTENHRNSRDFFLVSELLGSNPPRHDRAVLSISILLGMVVLVSAGVLSMLKAALLAAGLMIVSRCLTGNNARRAVDWQVLIVIAASFGLGQALYQTGGADYLANRIVALAGDGHPIIALAAVYFATALLTAMITNNAAAVLMFPVVLSMATSLDVSFMPFVIVLMVAASASFATPIGYQTNLMVFGPGGYHFSDYIRMGLPLTLLIGVLCLLIVPVVWPF
- a CDS encoding sodium:proton antiporter, with translation MAHGPNHTIETKDTTLEKAFSKVLTPFEEFIHRQTTGGLLLMACAVIALLIANFGYLEAYQHILHTPLGLSLGGLELEKSLHHWINDGLMALFFFVVGLEIKREVIVGELSDISKATLPIIAAIGGMVVPALVYTVVSGGPETGSGWGIPMATDIAFAVGVLVLLGTRAPKALLTFLVALAIVDDLGAVIVIALFYTDTIYWGALGSAGALFALLVLMNIVGIRKPLPYFLIGMLLWLAMLKSGVHATLAGVLTALTIPARPKFEPQQFSLLVRKLLDKFDQVHQPGMSIMRNEEQRSILQTLENGVHLVETPLQRLEHNMHAPVAFLIIPLFALANAGIPVHFESMGETLFHPVTIGVMLGLILGKFLGIAGFSWLAIKLGVGKLPAGVSFNHIAAVSLLGGIGFTMSIFIAELAFVGQPEHLLMAKTGILLASIIAGVSGYIWLYLAGNKHVDS
- a CDS encoding adenylyl-sulfate kinase — its product is MTTSKNIYWHSATVSRADREKLNGHKSAILWFTGLSGAGKSTVAHAVEDRLYQLGARTYVLDGDNIRHGLCKDLGFSDADRTENIRRIGEVAKLFTDSGVMALTAFISPFRSDRDAVRELVEDGDFIEIYCKCDLDVCEERDVKGLYKKARAGEIPEFTGINSPYEEPLNPEIIVDTAAQSIEDSVEQIIRALVGRNIIPAG